One window from the genome of Parasteatoda tepidariorum isolate YZ-2023 chromosome 8, CAS_Ptep_4.0, whole genome shotgun sequence encodes:
- the LOC107449410 gene encoding slit homolog 3 protein: protein MNLFLFIIYSACLFYSFKAEDKDAIKEEKEFHVKGKHSHPSNTLLPKDHHSHHVTTNVCNMSLVSSVEDENLKYKNCICDEQNGDVDCNHLGLTELPKLISFPKYIQVVNFKGNKISTLEPETFFNGGNVTELDLSHNHIDFISKTAFKNFHRLVRLDLSHNHVWNVPKDVFADLINLKELYLNFNNLIFLNPGLFKNLAELRTLSLKSNPIRELTLRSFENLNKLDYLNLASTMLTELPPHTFVFTPQLRILHLADNIMTEVPSISLYPLEHLKILDLSRNPITTIHSKAFIGLETLVTLKLNNMSRLTRVEDYAFGDMTHLQELQCNNNFLLQEIAANAFVEESTNRKVPLPWLYLKHNGLRNIPGELLNWSDNKELHLIGNPFHCDCNVTWMLSLQLQNHFQRHIKCFSPPKFANVALSDLKDYELTCIVTEDWPGVVLISILVILFLLALILASSLLVWNLNCRKQRNAKFHKMDKTVMNDISIDYYGGDDFVAKWSHVTLWEFDSKQTHRVIPELSQKHIEVDELSSRIVRLAAQILSKSVAAGLNVLSTFGRLPPSATHTANFCSTVDDLFDSLNGPVLKSTTKPSLSAKMDQHFAMRIFLAFLFIHGVCKAQDVSSTTLEEKDVKDKITDTTVLSDVSSSISVADHSNPTTENPTPDVSTASTESASPSSTAKPVVPPLLNSICSISLKTSAENDKTDSKKCLCDGFHQHVDCSHLSIIELPREVSFPPDIKIAQFQGNKISNLNSDTFYSARGITEINLSFNQIDFVSINAFKAFKVLVRLDLSHNRIWNLPKGMFEGLGNLRYLDISFNNLANVFPGHFAKLSELRKLVMKNNPLQELEPKHFEHLTKLEELDLESTLLKVIPDRVFLFTPNLKFLKLASNQLNMVPTEALHVLDHLKTLDLSGNPIEVVHQEAFRGMRLLVTLYMDRMSHLTTIEDYAFGDLIHLEELHCSYNFRLSEIEPYAFVKRSTKQKVSLAQLFLRQNDLKKIPQTLLDWNQGLEMHLRDNPLNCDCHSAWMINTKLKNDFQSHAKCATPADLDGIALSQLKGPELSCGYELSDIVLIVCGVIMGLLLLVLIISFLFWRRNYRGYAKPHFYKVNKNVNDIDYTGGDDGF from the exons atgaaCTTGTTCTTATTCATCATTTATTCTGCAtgcttgttttattcatttaaagctGAAGATAAAGATGCgatcaaggaagaaaaagaatttcatgTCAAGGGAAAGCATAGTCATCCTTCAAACACACTTTTACCAAAAGATCATCATTCGCATCATGTTACAACAAATGTTTGTAACATGTCATTAGTATCATCAGTTGAAGATGAAAATCTAAAGTATAAAAACTGCATTTGCGATGAGCAAAATGGCGACGTTGATTGCAACCATCTAGGCCTAACCGAACTTCCCAAGTTGATATCGTTCCCAAAGTACATCCAAGTCGTCAATTTTAAGGGGAACAAAATATCAACTCTCGAACCTGAGACATTCTTTAACGGAGGAAATGTTACTGAATTAGATTTATCGCATAATCATATCGATTTCATCAGCAAAACtgctttcaaaaactttcatcGGCTGGTTCGATTAGATCTCTCTCACAATCACGTATGGAATGTTCCAAAAGATGTGTTCGCAGATCTCATCAATTTAAAGGAACTCTACCTGAATTTTAAcaacctaatatttttaaatccggGATTATTTAAGAATCTTGCAGAACTTAGAACGCTTTCACTTAAATCCAATCCTATTCGAGAACTCACGCTTAGAAGTTTCGAAAACCTAAATAAATTGGATTACCTAAACTTAGCCTCCACCATGTTGACAGAACTTCCGCCTCATACTTTTGTTTTCACGCCTCAGCTAAGAATACTTCATCTTGCTGACAACATAATGACCGAAGTACCGTCTATCTCATTATATCCTTTGGAACATCTAAAGATTTTAGATTTGAGCCGAAATCCAATAACAACAATTCATTCAAAGGCTTTTATAGGCTTGGAGACTTTGGTAACACTTAAGTTAAATAACATGTCCCGCTTAACGCGTGTAGAAGATTATGCTTTTGGTGACATGACGCATTTACAAGAGTTGCAGTGCAATAATAATTTCCTACTTCAAGAAATAGCTGCAAATGCCTTTGTTGAGGAGTCAACAAATAGAAAAGTGCCATTGCCTTGGCTATATTTGAAGCACAATGGATTAAGAAACATACCTGGAGAGCTGTTAAATTGGAGTGATAACAAGGAATTACATTTGATAGGTAATCCTTTCCATTGCGATTGCAACGTCACCTGGATGCTTAGCTTGCAGTTACAAAATCACTTTCAGCGGCACATAAA atGTTTCTCTCCGCCAAAGTTTGCAAATGTAGCCTTGAGTGATTTGAAAGATTATGAATTGACTTGCATTGTCACTGAAGATTGGCCTGGCGTAGTTCTGATTTCAATTCTCgtcattttgtttcttcttgCCCTCATCTTGGCTTCCTCATTGCTCGTTTGGAACTTGAATTGCAGAAAACAAAGGAATGCGAAATTTCACAAGATGGACAAAACTGTTATGAATGATATTAGCATTGACTATTATGGGGGTGACGATTTT GTTGCCAAGTGGAGTCATGTGACTTTATGGGAATTTGATTCCAAACAAACTCACAGAGTTATTCCAGAATTATCTCAAAAGCATATTGAGGTTGATGAACTAAGTTCAAGAATTGTTAGACTTGCTGCACAGATTTTAAGTAAATCTGTTGCGGCTGGTCTTAATGTTCTAAGTACTTTTGGCCGATTACCACCTTCTGCTACACATACAGCTAATTTCTGTTCTACTGTTGATGATTTGTTTGACAGTTTGAACGGTCCTGTCTTGAAAAGCACAACAAAGCCTTCGCTTTCGGCT aaaatggatCAACATTTTGCTATGAGGATCTTCCTAgcattcttatttattcatgGTGTTTGCAAGGCTCAAGATGTGAGTTCGACTACATTAGAAGAAAAGGATGTGAAGGACAAAATAACTGACACTACGGTGCTTTCAGATGTAAGTAGCTCAATCTCAGTTGCTGACCATTCAAACCCTACAACAGAAAATCCAACTCCTGATGTTTCTACTGCAAGCACAGAATCTGCAAGTCCATCTTCCACTGCAAAGCCGGTTGTTCCCCCTCTACTGAACAGCATTTGTAgcatatctttaaaaacatcGGCAGAAAATGATAAGACAGATTCTAAGAAATGCTTATGCGATGGATTTCACCAACACGTGGATTGTAGCCATTTGAGTATCATAGAACTTCCAAGGGAAGTATCATTTCCTCCAGACATCAAAATTGCTCAGtttcaaggaaataaaatatccaaCCTGAACTCAGATACATTTTACAGTGCTCGTGGAATCACAGAGATCAATTTGTCTTTCAATCAAATAGATTTCGTAAGTATCAACGCTTTTAAAGCGTTCAAGGTATTAGTAAGGCTTGATCTTAGCCACAACCGTATCTGGAATTTACCTAAGGGCATGTTCGAAGGTTTGGGCAACTTAAGATACCTGGATATCAGTTTCAACAATTTGGCAAACGTCTTCCCGGGGCACTTCGCTAAACTGAGTGAGCTGAGAAAACTTGTCATGAAGAACAACCCCTTACAAGAGCTGGAACCGAAGCATTTTGAACATTTGACAAAACTAGAAGAATTGGATCTCGAGTCTACTTTGCTTAAGGTCATTCCTGATCGCGTGTTTCTTTTTACACCCAACCTTAAGTTTCTGAAATTGGCCAGCAATCAACTGAATATGGTGCCTACAGAAGCACTTCACGTGCTGGACCATTTGAAAACTCTAGATCTGAGTGGAAATCCGATTGAAGTTGTTCACCAAGAGGCTTTTAGGGGTATGAGATTACTGGTGACACTGTACATGGATAGAATGTCTCATTTGACAACAATCGAAGATTACGCCTTCGGAGACTTGATTCACCTTGAAGAGCTGCACTGCAGTTACAATTTCCGGTTATCCGAGATTGAACCATATGCGTTTGTCAAAAGATCcacaaaacaaaaagtttccTTAGCTCAATTGTTCTTGAGacagaatgatttaaaaaagataccTCAAACATTACTGGATTGGAACCAAGGTCTAGAAATGCATCTGAGAGACAACCCACTTAACTGTGACTGCCACTCAGCGTGGATGATcaacacaaagttgaaaaatgatTTCCAAAGCCATGCAAA GTGCGCCACCCCAGCAGATCTTGATGGTATTGCTTTGAGTCAACTAAAGGGCCCTGAACTATCATGTGGATATGAGCTGTCTGATATTGTTCTAATAGTTTGTGGCGTTATCATGGGTCTTCTCCTCCTCGTTTTGATAATTTCATTCCTTTTCTGGAGACGCAACTACAGGGGATATGCCAAACCACATTTTTACAAAGTCAACAAGAATGTTAATGACATCGACTACACCGGTGGTGACGATGGTTTCTAA